The following proteins are encoded in a genomic region of Oceanisphaera profunda:
- a CDS encoding PglL family O-oligosaccharyltransferase → MMSSPLLQQERLARAMLVCMAFYALFAMHLYLPHLFGIGLQLPFNQMGWLCMGVMTTLGLWHWQRRRLLTSRFWLGMLAASTLLWVPFFYLHNNTVAGHALPRMLALCGGLLFYLALQQCRFSERGRRYLLYCLLAAVSVEILLGLAQFFVLQPDNGFGYNTEVRSPYGIFQHRNVMASFVATGMILALYLWLHEAKSPWRAFVLKSVWFAAVLGAGGVLIVLLQSRAGQLGLLLGILLLLPLLWQMLIKTRSKRLLLSLLLIPIGVGLGIYGLDAFEMSKRSFSIYTDADGRFDIYAHGLRMWLDKPWFGFGYGSFESAFYSTYATWRELTPGAEPLFTEMGHPHNEFLLWAIEGGILPLLGLVVMSGLVLQLLYRLPIAQSLAWVGVLTPIFIHSQTEFPFYHSQPHWLMVLVLIYVIDAQYGQRRLLPQPPNWSRWPIRAWGIGLVLFMATGLVAGQQLTRYAQNDQHSQAELKHVVNPLIWYDRTAFYRHHWQLTHALLNKDKTELLDYADWARRFVIHTPRAGVYYNAYLALGAAGQEDAAQLWLGEARRLYPNVQLLRTASIQRARDHLAVIQPAMTAAELNDAIPLYDHLRPAIGGAY, encoded by the coding sequence ATGATGTCTTCGCCTTTATTGCAACAGGAACGGCTCGCCCGCGCTATGCTGGTGTGCATGGCGTTTTACGCGCTGTTTGCGATGCATCTGTATCTGCCACACCTGTTTGGCATCGGTCTGCAATTGCCCTTTAACCAAATGGGTTGGTTGTGCATGGGGGTGATGACCACGCTTGGGCTGTGGCATTGGCAGCGGCGCCGCTTACTGACCAGCCGCTTTTGGTTAGGCATGTTGGCGGCCAGTACCCTGCTTTGGGTTCCCTTCTTTTATCTGCATAACAATACCGTAGCCGGCCATGCTTTACCGCGTATGCTGGCGCTGTGTGGCGGCTTATTGTTTTATTTAGCCTTGCAGCAATGCCGCTTTAGCGAGCGGGGCAGGCGCTATTTACTTTATTGTTTACTGGCGGCGGTGAGTGTCGAAATCTTACTGGGTTTAGCGCAGTTTTTTGTGTTGCAGCCGGATAATGGTTTTGGCTACAACACCGAAGTACGCTCGCCCTACGGCATTTTTCAGCATCGTAATGTGATGGCCAGTTTCGTAGCCACCGGCATGATCTTAGCCCTGTACTTATGGCTGCATGAAGCCAAATCACCTTGGCGCGCATTTGTGCTTAAATCTGTGTGGTTTGCGGCGGTATTGGGTGCGGGCGGCGTGCTGATCGTATTATTACAATCCCGTGCCGGTCAGTTGGGCTTATTGCTGGGCATCTTGTTGTTACTACCTCTGTTATGGCAGATGTTGATCAAAACCCGTTCTAAACGATTATTACTTAGCCTGTTGTTGATCCCCATTGGCGTGGGGCTGGGTATCTATGGGCTGGATGCCTTTGAGATGAGTAAACGCAGCTTCAGTATTTATACTGATGCGGACGGTCGCTTCGATATCTATGCTCATGGGTTACGCATGTGGTTGGACAAGCCTTGGTTTGGCTTTGGCTACGGCAGTTTTGAGTCGGCTTTTTATAGCACTTATGCCACTTGGCGCGAACTCACGCCGGGCGCTGAACCACTCTTTACTGAGATGGGCCACCCGCATAATGAGTTTTTATTGTGGGCCATAGAAGGCGGTATTTTACCGTTGCTCGGCTTAGTGGTGATGAGCGGCTTGGTGCTGCAGTTATTGTATCGCTTGCCCATTGCCCAAAGTTTGGCCTGGGTGGGCGTGTTGACGCCTATTTTTATTCACAGTCAAACTGAGTTTCCATTTTATCATTCTCAGCCCCATTGGCTGATGGTGCTGGTATTAATCTATGTGATTGATGCCCAATACGGTCAGCGTCGCTTACTGCCTCAGCCGCCCAACTGGAGCCGTTGGCCAATCCGCGCCTGGGGTATAGGTTTGGTATTATTTATGGCCACGGGTTTGGTGGCGGGCCAACAGCTGACCCGCTATGCACAAAATGACCAACATTCTCAGGCCGAGCTTAAACATGTGGTTAATCCACTGATCTGGTATGACAGAACCGCGTTTTATCGCCATCATTGGCAACTCACTCACGCCTTGTTAAACAAAGATAAAACCGAGTTATTAGACTATGCAGATTGGGCGCGCCGCTTTGTCATACACACGCCGCGCGCCGGTGTTTATTATAATGCCTATTTAGCGCTAGGTGCTGCAGGCCAAGAAGATGCAGCCCAGCTGTGGTTAGGGGAAGCGCGGCGTTTATACCCTAATGTGCAGCTGCTACGCACGGCCAGTATTCAGCGGGCACGGGATCATTTAGCCGTTATTCAACCGGCCATGACGGCGGCTGAGCTCAACGATGCCATTCCGCTATACGACCATCTACGACCAGCCATAGGCGGCGCTTATTAA
- a CDS encoding GNAT family N-acetyltransferase, whose amino-acid sequence MPPRLHPNLTIRQIDWQQTIPVRHLVLWPDRPPAFSQVENDAAGQHFGGFIDDNLVCVASVFIEGEQARLRKYATLPQFQGQGVGTQVLSAIFAYLKQAKFSYFWCDARESAIGFYQRFGMQVEGERFYKSEVAYVKMAIKVENLPS is encoded by the coding sequence ATGCCGCCTAGGCTACACCCCAATTTAACGATTCGCCAAATTGACTGGCAACAAACCATACCGGTGCGCCACCTCGTACTGTGGCCCGATAGACCGCCGGCCTTTTCACAGGTAGAAAACGACGCTGCAGGCCAACATTTTGGTGGTTTTATTGACGATAACTTGGTGTGTGTCGCCTCGGTATTTATTGAGGGCGAGCAGGCACGACTGCGCAAATACGCCACCTTGCCCCAATTTCAAGGCCAAGGCGTGGGCACTCAAGTACTAAGCGCTATTTTTGCTTATCTTAAACAGGCCAAGTTCAGTTACTTTTGGTGTGATGCTCGAGAATCCGCCATCGGCTTTTATCAACGGTTTGGCATGCAAGTAGAGGGTGAGCGTTTTTATAAGAGTGAAGTGGCGTATGTGAAAATGGCCATTAAGGTTGAAAATCTGCCCTCGTAA
- a CDS encoding penicillin-binding protein activator LpoB, producing MNPFRLTIMLASSLALAACTMPNPYSSQPAPVKPSGPTPTKPSQPLPPPVVKPPVIEMPSAPPSPIPEMRSEDLSYLVDGLANKLKGSSAINEVQGPVLLDNISNQAGGPIDTNGLTARLKSNLSGKFNFADGAKVSSLREQLAYQGGRADIASLVRLGKQSGADYLLSTTLTRNGANLALKGQLMELASGEVLWSDSVSGR from the coding sequence ATGAATCCATTTCGCTTAACAATAATGCTGGCCAGCTCGCTCGCTTTAGCTGCCTGTACTATGCCCAATCCATATTCTTCCCAGCCTGCGCCGGTTAAACCCAGCGGCCCCACACCCACCAAACCCAGTCAGCCGCTGCCACCGCCCGTGGTAAAGCCGCCAGTGATTGAGATGCCCTCGGCCCCGCCAAGCCCTATCCCTGAAATGCGCAGTGAAGACTTAAGCTATTTAGTCGACGGTCTGGCCAATAAGTTAAAAGGCAGCTCAGCCATTAACGAAGTACAAGGCCCGGTATTGCTCGATAATATCAGTAATCAAGCGGGTGGCCCGATTGATACTAATGGCTTAACGGCGCGCTTAAAAAGCAATTTAAGCGGTAAGTTTAATTTCGCCGATGGCGCCAAGGTGAGTAGCCTGCGCGAACAGTTGGCCTATCAAGGTGGCCGCGCCGACATTGCCTCGCTGGTGCGCTTAGGTAAGCAAAGTGGGGCGGATTATTTGCTGTCTACCACCTTAACTCGTAATGGCGCTAACTTGGCGTTAAAAGGGCAGCTGATGGAGCTGGCCAGTGGCGAGGTACTCTGGTCTGACAGTGTGAGTGGACGCTAA
- a CDS encoding NAD(P)/FAD-dependent oxidoreductase encodes MTKIIVVGGGAGGLELVTKLGRKLGRKGKAEVMLVDRNRTHLWKPLLHEVAAGAMDAGIDGLSYRSHAHNHGFSFHLGSLSNLDREQKTITLAAMLDESGKPMLSERTLEYDILVLAIGSVSNDFGTKGVSEHCIFLDRPQQAEHFHDELMNRFMQYVEGELGSDKVEIAIVGGGATGVELSAELYNAVEHLSAYGFDHLDPDCLRLTLVEAGPRILPALPDRLAGMAQKELRELGVDVRTNTMVVEATDKGLITKDGELIPATLMVWAAGIKAPDFLKDIGGLENNRNNQLTVNGTLQTTRDDSIFVIGDCAYCLQEDGKAVPPRAQSAHQMASMAHRNILALLNNKPLKTYIYKDYGSLVNLSRYTTVGSLMGSLMRGTMMVEGLFARVVYMSLYRMHQVALHGYIRTGLMMFVGRINRLLRPKLKLH; translated from the coding sequence ATGACGAAGATTATCGTAGTGGGCGGCGGTGCCGGTGGGCTGGAATTAGTGACTAAGCTAGGTCGCAAATTAGGGCGTAAAGGTAAAGCCGAGGTGATGTTAGTAGACAGAAACCGCACCCACTTATGGAAGCCTCTACTGCATGAAGTGGCCGCTGGCGCCATGGACGCGGGCATAGATGGCCTTAGCTATCGCTCCCACGCTCATAACCACGGTTTTAGCTTTCACCTAGGCTCACTGAGCAACCTAGATCGCGAGCAAAAAACCATTACACTGGCTGCCATGCTGGATGAAAGTGGCAAGCCGATGTTGTCGGAGCGTACCTTAGAATACGATATCTTAGTGCTGGCGATAGGCTCAGTCTCTAACGACTTTGGTACCAAAGGCGTGAGCGAGCATTGTATTTTTCTCGACCGTCCGCAGCAGGCCGAGCATTTTCATGACGAGCTAATGAACCGCTTTATGCAGTATGTAGAGGGGGAGTTAGGCAGCGATAAAGTGGAGATCGCCATTGTTGGTGGCGGTGCTACCGGTGTTGAGTTATCCGCCGAGTTATATAACGCGGTTGAGCACTTAAGCGCGTACGGGTTTGATCACCTAGATCCCGACTGCCTGCGCTTAACGCTAGTGGAAGCGGGCCCGCGCATCCTGCCTGCACTGCCAGACCGCCTGGCTGGCATGGCACAAAAAGAATTGCGTGAACTGGGTGTAGATGTGCGCACCAATACCATGGTGGTGGAAGCCACCGATAAGGGGCTGATCACCAAAGATGGCGAGCTGATCCCCGCCACGCTGATGGTGTGGGCGGCGGGTATTAAGGCTCCCGATTTCTTAAAAGACATTGGCGGCCTTGAAAATAATCGTAACAACCAACTTACCGTAAACGGCACGCTGCAAACTACCCGTGACGACAGTATCTTCGTGATTGGTGATTGCGCCTATTGCCTGCAAGAAGACGGTAAAGCGGTACCGCCACGTGCCCAGTCTGCTCACCAGATGGCGAGCATGGCGCACCGTAATATTTTGGCGTTATTAAATAATAAACCTCTAAAAACCTATATCTATAAAGATTATGGTTCTTTGGTCAATCTTAGCCGCTACACCACGGTGGGCTCCTTAATGGGCAGCCTAATGCGCGGTACCATGATGGTCGAAGGCCTGTTTGCGCGGGTCGTGTATATGTCTTTATACCGTATGCACCAAGTGGCGCTACACGGCTATATTCGCACCGGCCTGATGATGTTTGTAGGGCGCATTAACCGCTTACTGCGCCCGAAATTGAAATTGCACTAA
- a CDS encoding phosphotransferase: MDANLLAELLPAQFQGQLTPLAGGLTNHSWRLDTPQQSYWLRMGNTHSESLGINRGQELVAHQAAVDADLAPLIHYAKPELGILLLDWLPESDWQSFVGESHQDCAPNLTLLMGKVAQLHQLTPALNALSLNEQAEHYLRQLSSLSAEHQHYARCFEQARLNLNYTPVFCHHDLNAANVLGARPWLIDWEYAAFGDAAFELAVIADSFKLSEQGARQLLADYNAAGGEVSYARFQARRPWVQWLTVLWAALQYQYTGQSDYRLLQEQATRQLAHDLADFQAR, translated from the coding sequence GTGGACGCTAATTTACTGGCGGAGTTGCTGCCTGCTCAGTTTCAGGGGCAGCTTACGCCGTTAGCTGGCGGGCTCACCAATCACAGTTGGCGGTTAGATACCCCTCAACAGAGCTATTGGCTGCGTATGGGCAATACGCACAGTGAAAGCTTGGGAATTAATCGTGGCCAAGAATTAGTGGCGCACCAAGCGGCGGTAGATGCGGACTTGGCGCCGCTTATTCATTATGCCAAGCCGGAGTTGGGGATCTTGCTATTAGACTGGTTGCCAGAGTCTGACTGGCAGTCGTTCGTGGGCGAGTCACATCAAGACTGCGCTCCCAACTTAACGCTTTTGATGGGTAAAGTGGCACAATTACATCAGCTAACGCCAGCGCTTAATGCCTTGAGCTTAAATGAGCAGGCCGAGCATTATCTGCGCCAGTTAAGCTCGCTTTCTGCTGAGCACCAGCATTATGCGCGCTGTTTTGAGCAGGCACGCCTTAATCTCAACTATACACCGGTGTTTTGTCATCACGACCTTAATGCGGCCAATGTGCTAGGCGCGCGACCGTGGTTAATTGATTGGGAATACGCCGCTTTTGGGGATGCCGCTTTTGAACTGGCGGTGATTGCCGACAGTTTTAAGCTCAGCGAGCAGGGTGCACGACAATTGTTAGCGGATTACAATGCCGCCGGCGGTGAGGTAAGTTACGCGCGTTTTCAGGCGCGCCGGCCTTGGGTACAATGGCTGACTGTGCTGTGGGCTGCACTGCAATATCAATACACAGGGCAGTCAGATTATCGGCTGCTACAAGAGCAAGCCACCCGCCAGTTAGCGCATGATTTAGCAGATTTTCAGGCTCGCTAA
- a CDS encoding DUF2059 domain-containing protein, with protein sequence MKKSLLVSVLVCMWSVQVFAADNISATKIKLIDTLLEQTGQSAIEMGNQFSSAFSQQMSHMLQQSQPSINPKAFSIIEEESLALINEELVINGHFHKMMHPIYSKNFTVDELQQMIDFNNTVLGKKMLKVLPTISEEAIQAGQQFGLELAPKIQQRIMSRFQEEGIFKV encoded by the coding sequence ATGAAAAAATCACTGTTAGTGAGCGTTTTAGTCTGTATGTGGTCGGTGCAAGTTTTTGCGGCCGATAATATCTCGGCCACAAAAATAAAATTAATAGACACTTTGCTCGAGCAAACCGGTCAATCCGCCATTGAGATGGGCAATCAGTTTTCCAGTGCCTTTTCCCAGCAGATGAGTCATATGCTGCAGCAGTCTCAGCCCAGCATTAATCCCAAAGCATTCTCCATTATCGAAGAAGAAAGCCTAGCACTGATCAACGAAGAATTAGTCATTAATGGGCATTTCCATAAAATGATGCATCCCATTTACAGTAAAAACTTTACGGTCGATGAACTGCAGCAAATGATCGACTTCAATAACACTGTGCTGGGTAAGAAAATGCTGAAAGTGCTGCCGACTATCTCAGAAGAAGCCATTCAGGCTGGCCAGCAATTTGGCTTAGAATTGGCACCTAAGATACAACAACGCATTATGAGCCGCTTTCAAGAAGAAGGCATTTTTAAGGTATAA
- a CDS encoding IS5 family transposase (programmed frameshift), producing the protein MRHYLLRDDQWECIEELLPGKASDRGVTALDNRKFVEAVLWIARTGAPWRDLPDFYGHWHRVYVRYSRWSHKGVWLTIMEELSKEADFEQLMIDGSIVRVHQHGAAKKKSKDAEAMGKSRGGLTTKIHAAVDALGNPVRLLLTLGQASEYDQAEALLDGFTPSQVLADKGYDSDAFVESIQSVGAEAVIPSRKNRLEPRPLDRHVYKDRNLVERFFQKLKQFRRIATRYERLAKNYQSMLSLVSAVIWLA; encoded by the exons ATGAGGCATTACTTGCTACGAGATGATCAATGGGAGTGCATCGAAGAACTGCTCCCGGGTAAAGCTAGCGATAGAGGCGTGACAGCACTCGATAATCGCAAATTTGTTGAAGCGGTACTTTGGATTGCTCGAACTGGCGCACCTTGGCGGGATTTACCTGATTTTTATGGGCATTGGCACCGCGTTTACGTCCGATATAGTCGTTGGTCTCACAAAGGCGTCTGGCTCACGATAATGGAGGAGTTATCCAAAGAAGCTGATTTTGAGCAACTCATGATCGACGGTAGTATCGTTCGTGTCCATCAACATGGGGCGGCTAAAAAAAAGAGCA AAGATGCAGAAGCCATGGGGAAGTCTAGAGGTGGACTAACGACTAAAATCCATGCTGCCGTTGACGCTTTAGGCAACCCCGTGCGCTTACTGTTAACCCTAGGGCAGGCCTCAGAATATGATCAAGCAGAGGCATTGTTGGATGGTTTTACGCCTAGCCAGGTCTTGGCTGACAAGGGTTATGATTCAGATGCGTTTGTTGAAAGTATTCAAAGTGTTGGAGCAGAAGCGGTTATACCCTCAAGAAAAAATCGATTGGAGCCAAGGCCGTTGGATCGTCATGTTTATAAAGATCGCAACTTGGTTGAGCGTTTCTTCCAAAAGTTGAAGCAATTTCGTCGTATAGCAACTAGGTACGAACGACTGGCAAAAAATTACCAGTCAATGTTGAGCCTCGTGTCAGCCGTTATCTGGCTGGCATAA
- a CDS encoding baeRF11 domain-containing protein, with protein MYYLDMPSVEEVGNLNLLRSDASISIYLATTPISRETEQTRVTLNNLIKKAIKQLEVAGIEKRRIQQLQQQFDDLLADKGFWDYQANSLAILATPESLRTYRLANKLQSIVEVSDRFHLKPLLRAVTFSHTAYILALSENAVRLIQVSPDLPAKEVVVPNLPDNAADATNHVADKDSSGKDHKPSGQAHHAYLANYVRKINAALRPFTLHSHHPLVLAATQPLDGIFRSLTRLQVLPSSIVGNPDHLSPAELATAARPVLDAHYQSLIDDFQRLFTERTGQKRTTNDISDAARLATFGGIERLLVDIDGVVQGYIDEETGAVSFAGEGDAINYGVVDEISCRALRTGAKVMAVRKADIPGGHDLAAIARYPI; from the coding sequence ATGTATTACTTAGACATGCCCAGTGTCGAAGAAGTCGGCAACCTTAATCTACTACGCTCAGATGCGAGCATCTCTATCTACTTAGCCACCACTCCTATTAGCCGTGAAACCGAACAAACTCGGGTCACGCTTAATAACTTGATCAAGAAAGCCATCAAACAACTGGAGGTCGCCGGTATTGAAAAGCGCCGTATTCAGCAGTTGCAGCAACAATTTGATGACTTGTTAGCCGATAAAGGGTTTTGGGATTACCAAGCAAACAGCCTCGCCATTCTGGCCACGCCTGAGTCACTGCGCACCTATCGCTTGGCCAATAAGCTACAGAGTATTGTGGAAGTGTCGGACCGGTTTCACCTTAAACCATTACTGCGAGCGGTGACGTTTTCCCATACGGCTTATATTCTGGCGCTGTCAGAAAATGCGGTGCGTTTAATTCAAGTGTCTCCAGATTTACCGGCCAAAGAGGTAGTGGTGCCCAACCTGCCTGATAATGCGGCGGACGCCACCAATCACGTGGCCGATAAAGACTCTAGCGGTAAAGACCACAAACCCAGCGGGCAAGCCCATCATGCTTACTTGGCAAACTATGTGCGCAAAATTAATGCCGCATTACGGCCCTTTACCCTGCATTCTCACCATCCGTTAGTGTTGGCTGCCACGCAACCGCTCGATGGCATATTTCGCTCACTGACTCGCTTACAGGTGTTACCGTCCAGTATTGTTGGCAACCCAGATCATTTAAGCCCAGCTGAGTTAGCCACGGCGGCACGGCCCGTGCTAGACGCTCATTATCAAAGCTTGATTGACGATTTTCAGCGTTTATTTACCGAGCGCACCGGCCAAAAGCGTACCACCAACGATATTTCAGATGCGGCGCGCCTGGCTACCTTTGGCGGCATAGAGCGTTTATTGGTGGATATTGACGGTGTGGTGCAGGGTTATATAGATGAAGAAACCGGTGCGGTGAGCTTTGCCGGTGAAGGCGATGCCATCAATTATGGCGTGGTCGATGAAATTAGCTGCCGAGCACTGCGCACCGGCGCTAAGGTAATGGCGGTGCGTAAAGCGGATATTCCCGGCGGCCACGATTTAGCCGCGATTGCCCGCTACCCCATTTAA
- the hinT gene encoding purine nucleoside phosphoramidase: MAEETIFSKIIRKEIPAEILYQDDLVTAFADIAPQAPTHVLIIPNVLIPTVNDVTAEHEQALGRLFTVARKLASEAGIDESGYRLIMNCNRDSGQEVYHIHMHLLGGRCLGPLLAK, from the coding sequence ATGGCAGAAGAAACCATTTTCAGTAAAATTATCCGTAAAGAAATACCCGCTGAGATTTTGTATCAAGATGACTTAGTAACGGCGTTTGCTGATATCGCGCCTCAGGCTCCCACGCATGTATTAATTATTCCTAATGTGTTGATCCCCACGGTGAACGATGTCACCGCCGAGCATGAGCAGGCCTTAGGCCGCTTATTTACTGTGGCGCGTAAGCTGGCCAGTGAGGCAGGCATTGATGAAAGCGGTTATCGATTAATCATGAATTGTAACCGCGACAGTGGCCAAGAGGTCTACCATATTCATATGCATTTGCTGGGTGGTCGTTGTTTGGGACCGCTGCTGGCGAAGTAG
- the nagZ gene encoding beta-N-acetylhexosaminidase: protein MGPFILDLHSYELDGEERELLAHPTVGGVIFFSRNYHDKAQLAALVKSIRAVNPGLLLTVDHEGGRVQRFRNEFFPLPAPGLLAQHNGKDRLSLLEDAGWLMAAELLALDIDLSFAPVLDLERGSEVIGDRSFGQDPEQVIEHTGAYIKGMHNAGMAAVAKHFPGHGSVRADSHKESPIDERDFHTIAELDMVPFKTLISQDLVQGIMPAHVIYAAVDANPAGFSEFWLKQVLRQQLGFKGLIFSDDLTMEGAAVVGGYAQRAHSALQAGCDLLLACNHRKGAIEIIESLAHDLSCDFSALRGSAAKGGDIIRSAQWRAASERMQRFLDR from the coding sequence ATGGGCCCCTTTATTCTTGATTTGCACAGTTATGAGCTGGACGGTGAAGAGCGCGAGCTCTTGGCACACCCAACGGTAGGTGGCGTGATATTTTTTAGTCGTAATTACCATGATAAAGCGCAACTGGCGGCCTTAGTTAAATCGATTCGTGCCGTAAACCCCGGCTTATTACTGACAGTGGATCATGAAGGTGGGCGCGTGCAGCGCTTTCGCAATGAGTTTTTTCCCCTACCTGCTCCCGGCTTGTTGGCGCAGCACAACGGCAAAGACCGACTATCTCTGCTAGAAGACGCGGGTTGGTTGATGGCGGCTGAATTATTGGCGCTGGATATCGACTTAAGTTTTGCACCAGTGCTGGATTTAGAACGTGGCTCTGAAGTTATCGGCGATCGCAGCTTTGGCCAAGATCCCGAGCAGGTGATTGAGCATACGGGTGCCTACATTAAAGGCATGCACAATGCTGGCATGGCCGCCGTAGCCAAGCACTTTCCTGGGCACGGCAGTGTGCGGGCCGACTCTCATAAAGAAAGCCCGATAGATGAACGGGACTTTCACACCATAGCTGAGCTTGATATGGTGCCGTTTAAGACTTTAATTAGCCAAGATTTGGTACAAGGCATCATGCCAGCCCATGTGATTTACGCAGCGGTAGACGCTAACCCAGCAGGTTTTTCTGAGTTTTGGCTTAAGCAAGTGTTACGCCAGCAATTGGGCTTTAAAGGCTTAATCTTTAGTGATGACTTAACCATGGAAGGCGCGGCAGTGGTGGGCGGCTATGCACAACGTGCGCACAGTGCGTTACAGGCAGGTTGCGACTTATTGCTGGCTTGTAATCACCGCAAAGGCGCCATTGAGATCATCGAATCTTTAGCTCATGATTTGAGCTGCGATTTTTCTGCATTACGCGGGTCTGCAGCTAAAGGTGGCGATATAATACGCAGTGCACAATGGCGCGCGGCCAGTGAGCGGATGCAACGTTTCCTTGATCGCTAG